Below is a window of Culturomica massiliensis DNA.
CCGTTCGGTTTTCGGCTGTTCCGGTTTAAATATCCTGTCCAGAATCATTTTGAGGATTTCGCCCCGGAGGATATCGCCCTTATAGAGAATACGCCCCCCGGGAGAGATCAGGAAAAGGGAAGGATAGCCGTTGATGTTGTACAGCCGGCCGGGTTTCGTCTGCTGGTCGCGTTCGGCGACGACAGGCCACGGCAGGGGAACGGTGCGGCTGAAAGCGGCAATATCGGCAGCATTGTCGGCGGCTATGCCCAGAATTTCAAATCCCTGTGCTTTGTAGCGCTCGTAAAGAGCGGGATAGACATTCCGGATTTCATCGCGGCAAGGGCCGCAGGTGGTTGCCCAGAAATCAAGCAAGACATATTTACCCTTGAAATCCCCGGGGAAACGAAGGATGCGCCCATCAGTGGCCGTAACGGTGAAAGGAATAGGCGGGAAACCGACCTGAGTGCCGGCCATCGACGCCGTATCCTTTACGCGGGACAAACGAAGGTAGCGGCCGTCGTCGCCGACGCTGTCGGCTTTGTAATAGGCATCGCCCAGTTTCAGATATTCATTGGGCGCACATTTAAGCAGGGTGTCGGACGACTCACATTCGATCGATGTGCGTTGTTCCCCGTATTGCAGGCCGGAAGGGATCATCCGGCAAATATAGTTTTTCCCCTCCAGAGAGAAGGTTGTTTCTGTTTTTTCCCGGTATTGTACGTACAAAAAAGCTTCATCACCGGACAGCCGCTTGGGAAGGATCCAGGACGAATCGGTTACAGGGCGGTTGCCGTCGAATCGCTCGAAGACAACTTTTACCGGGGAAGTGGCAGCGGAGAGGGGTTGCACCCGGTCGTCGGTAAAGTCGAAGTTCCCATTACCGTCGGCCACAACATATTCCAAACCGTCCTCACCTTCTCCCGTCAACAGGGCGAAATAGCCTTTGCGTTCGACAGGGGAACAAGAATTGGTATCCCTTCCCCATCCCCTGAAATATTCCATACAGAGTTCCTGGCTGACCCGCCCGGCCTTATACGCCTGGAACAGGAGCTGCGGAAAGTCGATATCGTTATAATACAATTGCGAATTTTTCCAACCGGGAATACGTGTTACGGTTTCAGGATGAATACTGGGAAAGGGATTTTTTTCTTCTGAAAGGAATCCGCTGGCCGAACGCGGACGCGAAACCGTGTCCTGCGATTTTGTAAGCGTCAGACGGATGACATCCGTATCCGCCTGCTGCCTCCCTGTGCAACCTGCCAGGCAAGCGAAGATAAACAGTATAATGCAATTTTTCATATTATGATTTATATAATGTTTTACACAACCCGTACTATGCCCAGAAAATATTATGCACCCAATTTAACACAACGCAAACGCAATCAGATATATTGTGATAAAAATCACTTACAAAACCAGGCTGGATTGAATTTAATACAGTTACCAGCAAATATATTAAAATACATGTTACCGACATGACAAGCACTATTTCAGGCGAAGCCGCTCCTCCGAGTTTTTTACGAACTCTATACTGCTTGACATAAGTCGAATTGATACTTTTGTGCCTGCAAATAACATTAATTTCGTGAGCCTTAAATCCATAACACATCAAGCAGTAAACCTCCAGCTCTTCAGGGTTAAGTTTGTCGATATTTTTATTGTCCGGTTCCAATGTATCAGGATCAATAATACGAAGCCGTTTCAGTTCATCAATATGAACAAGATCCGTGAACTTCTTGTAGAAAAGTTCCTTATTGCCTGAATATCTATAAGACAAACCTACTAATCTCCGAATAATATCCAGAAACTCTTTTTTGATGGGTTGATTTTTATGCATAACAATTGTTCTTGTATATCAAAGGTATAACTATTTTTCCTAAAAATATATTCTACGGCTCATTTCTCGCTCGATATTTTGCTCTGTATTTTAATTGTAAGATTTATTATTTTTATATTACTGATTCACAATACATAACACATATCTTTGTAAGATTTATTTTCTTTGATTTTCACTTTATCGCTATTAACTTTGTATAAAACACAAAACACTAATACAATGAATGTTGTCAAGAAAATTATACTGTCTATTGTACTCTGTTCATTCGGGGTGGGCGTATCAGCACAAGTTCAACGTGAAAAAGTCAGTACAGACTTAAACTTCAACAATGCTTATCACGAATTTGCCGATATGCTTGAAGGTAAAAAGCCTTTGTCAATCAAACGAGCCGTATTCTTAACAGAATGGGCTTACCTTGACGGTAAACCAGATTATGAAACCTACTGCAGGCAAATAGATTCAGCAGCCGAAGCAATTAATCAATTCATCTCTGCAAACCACCTCGACCAAATTCCAACAGGTAAAAACGTCGCATTGTTCGAATATTTTGCCCGACCATATCCGATGAACAGGAACAAACCATTTACATACGATTTTAACGATATCAGTGCAACAGAGGATTTAAATAACTACTTTGTAACTAAAGTTATGCGCACTCACTCCGGACAGTGCCGTTCATTGCCAACTTATTACAAAATCCTTGCAGAAGCCATCGGCGCAGAGGCATATCTCACTCTTGCTCCGCAACACTTGTTTGTACGACACCAACACGAAACTGATCCTAATCAGTGGCGAAACGTCGAGCTAACAACCCAATCCTTATCCCGCGAGGTGTTTTATATTGAACATTTCGGAATTACCGACGAGATGATTCGCAATAAAGTCTATATGAATCCACTGTCGGATAAGGAGACTGTTGCTCTTCTACTGACCGATTTAACATTGAGCTATCAGCGAAAATATAATGACTACGACAGCTTTGTTTCTCTGACTATTGAAAAGGCTCTGGAATATTTCCCTCAGAATATCAGTGCGCTTATCAATATGTGTAATGCCATCAATATAAAGCTGATAAATTATCTCAAGTCGAACGGCAAGGTTATGGACGCCTATGCTAAATCAATAGACAATCAGTGGTATGAGTACAACGACCGACTCCAGAAGCTTGGCTATAAGGATATGAGTGACTCTACCTATCGCGAACTATTAAATGGTAGCATACAGGCAATGAAACAGCAGGGAATGAGTGAACAGAAAATTGAGAAAACAACAAACAAACTTCTTGAAGCAGATAAAAAGACAAACCTAAAACCTTAAAAGTTATGAAAATGATTACACTTTCAGTACTAATTGTTGTAACAATATGCGTCAGCACTATTTCTTTCGCTCAAAATTTTGAGCATAAGAATCCTTATGCTATCTTTGGTAAGACATATGTACTTGGAGAAAAGGGGGAAAATGGCAAATCCGCTACGAGTAAAGTTACCGATGCTGTGTTTGTGATTGAGAATACGGCCGCGGACTCGCCTATAGCAAGATTGGAGCACAATACCCGAACAGGTATTGTTATGTTCTTTGATAGGGCAGGCAAAGTGATTGGTGAAAAACAGCTTACCGATGCCGAAAGAGCATGGTTGACTCCAGATCCTAAAGCAGAAAAGTATTACCCGTTCTCGCCGTATGCCTATTGTCTGAATAATCCATTAAGGTTTATTGACCCTTATGGAGAAGATGTATATATGTTATTTTATACTACTGATGATAAAATGTTCAGAGCTGCTGCAGAAACCAGAATGCAAGAGATACAATCCAACAAAAATTTTAATACAAAAACAGACAAGGTTATAATGATAGGGGTCAGTGACATCGGTCTGATTGGAGATATGGTCAATTGGGCTGTAAGCAGTTATAGTGATCAATACGGTAAAACGGCAGAAGCAGGAATTTGGTCACATGCAGGCTGGGATGGTCCTATCGGAGATGTGACTAGTTCCGGCGAATATGGTATGGGAGGTCAGATGTCACTTGAAGGATGGAGCAACATTAACTTTAACTGGAAAAATAGCGATGCAAATATGGGCTTTTATGGTTGTAATACAGGTAATGATACTTATGGAGGGAAATATATTGGTTCTTTCGCACGGAATATATCTAATTTAGATAATTTTAATGGCGTGAACGTCTGGGGACAACAGACATCGTCTTATCCATCCAACAATCCTTTCTATAGAAGCACAAATATGGCCAGAACATTAGGGTATGGCTATGGTATCGGAAATACATATATGGTTGGGGGAAATCCAGGACAAGGAGTACAATCTCATTGGTTTTTACCCGGCTCATATCCACCCGCCAATCCAATGAATGTATATCAAAATGGACGCAAGATCAGGAGTGCTTTTCAAAATAGATAGACATGAAAAAACTAATAAATATAGTAACCATCATCGGGTGTTTCAGTTCGTGCAGATACCAAAATAAAATAAATATAGATTTTGGGGATTTAAATCCGAAAAATTTTAATATTAAGGTCACAATGCCCCCTAACATCCTCAAACAACCTATCTATAGCGATGGCGTTTATCATTCAATACCCAATGAGTATGGCGAGAATGATTGGACTATTACTTATCGTGATTCATTGAGTTGTAAATTCAGGCATTTTAAAACTAATCGCAGAAACAAGCATAAATACAGATTTAGACTGTATGAAAAAAAACATGACTTGTTTTGTGAAGTAGATATCAAAGGCCCCAATAAACAGTCCATGATTATTAAATTTGAAAAAACCGATTTTAAAATTATCCACCAAAATCGGATTAAATCAAAATGACTCATCAGTGAAATATCTACTCCGGCTTCACCCAAATGAATGCTGACAATAACATGGATATGATAAACATTAATATCTGCGTCATATTTTTCATATCATACTACTGAGACTCCTGGGATAAGATAAATGTATTTTTATTTTTTAACAACCGAAAGCATCTTTTTTTGTCCGGCAGGAATTAGCCGCCCGTTTACAAGGGCTTTTGCTTCATTTTCCCTATCTTTGCGCCATTATCGGGTGCGGCCGCAGATAGGCCGGCGGACTAAAGAAAACAGCGTGTACCGGAGGCTTTTTATAACATTTGTCAAGACCGGGATGTTTACCATCGGCGGAGGATATGCCATGATCCCGCTTACCGAACGGGAGGTGGTAATGCCGATATTGCTATAGTGCAGCTGCGGATTTTTCGAACCGGGAATACATGTTACGGCTTCCGGAGGAATACCGGGAAAGGGATTTTTTTCTTCTGAATTCTAAAAAAGAAACTATTAAAAATATGCGAGAGAGATGAAAACAATAATTTACATATTTTTTTCGACTTTTCTGTTTTGCGCTATGGATTTAAATGCTCAATGTCAAATACATATCGACACCATCTCGTTTTGCTATTTCAATGGGATTACTGAACAAACCCAAATAATAGATAATTACCAAATAACAAATAACTCAAACGAAGATTATTTAACTTGGGTGTCATTAGTTCCGACAAATAACAAATCAAACATCGAATTGATACAGGATTTTTTTAAAAAGAGGAAAGGCGATTTCAGCCTGATTGAAATGATGTATGAAAACTTATTAGACGAGGGACCAATTAATATAGGATACTCATTTATTAAAAATATTACAGCAGGTAAAACGTTTTCCTATTTCATTGCCAAAACAGACATAAAATCAAATCTTTATCAAGGAAGAATTGTTCTTATAAAGAAGAAAGAAGTTGAACAGTATTTAAAAATACAAATTGATGAAAAATATTTTTTTAAATTACCGAGTATTTTTTTAACTGAAAAGTAATTTATCAAAGAAATTGCCCTGCAAATGCGGGGCTTTTCTTTTCGGGAGGAGTTTTTTGGCGGCTTTGCCTTTCAAAATGAATGCTGACAATAACATGGATATGATAAACATTAATATCTGCGTCATATTTTTCATATCATACTCCTGGGATAAGATAAATGTATTTTTATTTTTTTACAACCGAAAACATCTTTTTTTGTCCGGCAGGAATTAGCCGCCCGTTTACAAGGGCTTTTGCTTCATTTTCCCTATCTTTGCGCCATTATCGGGTGCGGCCGCAGATACACCGGCGGATTTAAGAAAACAGCATGTACTGGAGGCTTTTCATAACATTTGTCAAGATCGGGATGTTTACCATCGGCGGAGGATATGCCATGATCCCGCTGATCGAACGGGAGGTGGTGAACCGGGGATGGCTGAACAAACAGGATTTTATAGACCTGTTTGCCGTAACCCAGTCGCTGCCGGGAATTTTCGCGGTGAATATTTCGATATTCGTGGGCTTTAAGCTGAAACGGGTGAAAGGGAGCATTGTTTGCGCCCTGGGCACCATACTGCCCTCTTTTTTTATCATACTGGCAATTGCCCTGTTTTTTAACCGCTTTCAGGACAATGTATGGGTGATGAAGGTTTTCAACGGCATA
It encodes the following:
- a CDS encoding chromate transporter; its protein translation is MYWRLFITFVKIGMFTIGGGYAMIPLIEREVVNRGWLNKQDFIDLFAVTQSLPGIFAVNISIFVGFKLKRVKGSIVCALGTILPSFFIILAIALFFNRFQDNVWVMKVFNGIRPAVVALILVPCITAAQAVKLKRAELIFPLAGAVLIWKAGVSPAYIVLAGIAGGLAYTFWIKDKIRKDKG
- a CDS encoding peroxiredoxin family protein yields the protein MKNCIILFIFACLAGCTGRQQADTDVIRLTLTKSQDTVSRPRSASGFLSEEKNPFPSIHPETVTRIPGWKNSQLYYNDIDFPQLLFQAYKAGRVSQELCMEYFRGWGRDTNSCSPVERKGYFALLTGEGEDGLEYVVADGNGNFDFTDDRVQPLSAATSPVKVVFERFDGNRPVTDSSWILPKRLSGDEAFLYVQYREKTETTFSLEGKNYICRMIPSGLQYGEQRTSIECESSDTLLKCAPNEYLKLGDAYYKADSVGDDGRYLRLSRVKDTASMAGTQVGFPPIPFTVTATDGRILRFPGDFKGKYVLLDFWATTCGPCRDEIRNVYPALYERYKAQGFEILGIAADNAADIAAFSRTVPLPWPVVAERDQQTKPGRLYNINGYPSLFLISPGGRILYKGDILRGEILKMILDRIFKPEQPKTERL